A genomic stretch from Nocardia wallacei includes:
- a CDS encoding DUF1801 domain-containing protein — protein MTDQQPYVKDARVDTYIDALPEWQQAICRQVRDLVHSADPEVTETVKRRVQPYFVLQGNICALLATKDHVNIFLYDGGIVPDPEHIITGGHDNKTARMISLYRDDEINTTALVAMFRRIIADNRAGGWRKIKARS, from the coding sequence ATGACCGACCAGCAGCCATACGTGAAAGACGCCCGCGTCGACACTTACATCGATGCCCTGCCGGAATGGCAGCAGGCGATCTGCCGTCAGGTCCGCGACCTGGTGCACTCCGCCGATCCGGAGGTCACCGAGACCGTCAAGCGCCGCGTCCAGCCGTACTTCGTGCTGCAGGGCAACATCTGCGCACTACTGGCCACCAAGGACCACGTGAACATCTTCCTCTACGACGGCGGCATCGTCCCCGACCCGGAGCACATCATCACCGGCGGCCACGACAACAAGACGGCGCGGATGATCTCGCTCTACCGCGACGACGAGATCAACACCACCGCCCTGGTGGCGATGTTCCGGCGGATCATCGCCGACAACCGCGCCGGTGGATGGCGAAAGATCAAGGCGCGCAGCTGA
- a CDS encoding phosphoribosylaminoimidazolesuccinocarboxamide synthase, with protein sequence MRHIHAGKVRDLYEDGDSLLLVASDRVSVYDVVLPTPIPDKGALLTQLSNWWFEYFAGVPNHVLSTTDVPAEFAGRAVRVKPLKMVQVECIARGYLSGSGLKEYRSTGAVSGIALPTGLREGDKLPEPIFTPTTKASVGHDESITFDDVVQQEGREVAERLRDLTLDIYTRGAAYAAERGVIIADTKFEFGWDGDVLTLGDEVLTSDSSRYWPAAEWEPGRPQRSFDKQFVRDWATSTGWDREPPGPEIPAEIVDATRGKYREAYQLITGAVWPA encoded by the coding sequence TTGAGGCACATCCACGCCGGCAAGGTGCGCGATCTGTACGAGGACGGCGACTCGCTGCTTCTCGTCGCCTCCGACCGGGTGTCGGTGTACGACGTGGTGCTGCCGACACCGATCCCGGACAAGGGCGCGCTGCTGACCCAGCTGTCGAACTGGTGGTTCGAGTACTTCGCCGGGGTACCGAATCATGTGCTGTCCACCACGGACGTCCCGGCGGAGTTCGCCGGGCGCGCGGTGCGGGTGAAGCCGCTGAAGATGGTGCAGGTCGAGTGCATCGCCCGCGGGTACCTGTCGGGATCGGGGCTGAAGGAGTACCGGAGCACCGGCGCTGTCTCGGGGATCGCGCTGCCCACCGGGCTGCGGGAGGGCGACAAACTGCCGGAGCCGATCTTCACGCCCACCACCAAGGCGTCCGTGGGGCACGACGAGTCGATCACCTTCGACGACGTGGTCCAGCAGGAGGGCCGCGAGGTCGCCGAGCGGCTGCGCGACCTGACCCTCGACATCTACACCCGCGGTGCGGCGTACGCGGCGGAGCGCGGCGTGATCATCGCCGACACCAAGTTCGAATTCGGCTGGGACGGAGACGTTCTCACCCTCGGTGACGAGGTGCTGACCTCCGACTCCTCGCGTTACTGGCCTGCCGCCGAGTGGGAGCCGGGCCGCCCGCAGCGCTCGTTCGACAAGCAGTTCGTGCGGGACTGGGCGACCTCCACCGGCTGGGACAGGGAACCTCCCGGCCCGGAGATCCCCGCCGAGATCGTGGACGCCACGCGAGGGAAGTACCGGGAGGCGTACCAATTGATCACCGGAGCCGTGTGGCCCGCGTGA
- the pepN gene encoding aminopeptidase N: protein MSAPNLTREQAITRAATISVENYRVELDLTGQPTSAEAPASETFFSRSTVTFTATPGSETFIDFVGAGVRSAVLNGTSLEIGEYDESVGLTLTGLAERNELVVEADCEYSHTGEGLHRFVDPTDNKVYLYSQFETADAKRMFACFDQPDLKATYDITVTAPQDWEVISNGAALETRETGTVVTHTFATTPRMSTYLVALIAGPYAKWTDTYTDAHGSIPLGIYCRASLAEFMDAERLFTETKQGFGFYHENFGVPYAFGKYDQLFVPEFNAGAMENAGAVTFLEDYVFRSKVTRASYERRCETVLHEMAHMWFGDLVTMKWWDDLWLNESFATFASVLAQTSATEYSSAWTTFANVEKSWAYRQDQLPSTHPIAADIPDLAAVEVNFDGITYAKGASVLKQLVAYVGLEPFLAGLRDYFADHAYGNATFDDLVGALEKASGRDLSGWGAQWLKTTGLNILRPDFEVDADGRFTRFAVLQEGAYPGAGERRVHRLAVGVYADQDGKLVRTKRVELDLDAAERTEVPELVGVPRGKLVLINDDDLTYCSVRLDPESQETVVTRIADIAESLPRTLCWSAAWEMTRQAELRARDFVALVQRGVGAETEIGVVQRVLMQAHTALGSYADPEWAAREGWPGFADRLLELARAAEPGSDHQLAFVNSLTGARLSEQHVEVLRALYEGDPAEAGLPGLVVDTDLRWRLVQALAKSGAVDVDDDATPVIDAELDRDPTAAGRRQAAAAAAARPLPQVKEIAWNTVMTDDSVPNITARAIVGGFAPVGQEELLTPYVERYFAEIPEVWERRSSEVAQTVVVGLYPHWAITPEAVAVADKFLAADHPPALRRLVSEGKAGIERSLRARAFDAR, encoded by the coding sequence TTGTCCGCACCGAATCTCACCCGAGAGCAGGCGATCACGCGTGCCGCGACGATCAGCGTGGAGAACTATCGCGTCGAACTCGATCTCACCGGACAGCCCACCAGCGCCGAGGCGCCCGCATCGGAGACGTTCTTCTCGCGCTCCACGGTGACCTTCACCGCGACGCCGGGGTCGGAGACCTTCATCGACTTCGTCGGGGCGGGCGTGCGCTCCGCGGTGCTCAACGGCACCTCGCTGGAGATCGGCGAGTACGACGAATCCGTGGGCCTGACCCTGACCGGCCTCGCCGAGCGCAACGAGCTGGTGGTGGAGGCCGACTGCGAGTACTCGCACACCGGCGAGGGCCTGCACCGCTTCGTCGACCCGACCGACAACAAGGTCTACCTGTACTCGCAGTTCGAAACCGCCGACGCCAAGCGGATGTTCGCCTGCTTCGACCAGCCGGATCTCAAGGCCACCTACGACATCACCGTCACCGCCCCGCAGGACTGGGAGGTCATCTCCAACGGCGCCGCGCTCGAGACCCGCGAGACCGGCACGGTGGTGACACACACCTTCGCCACCACCCCCCGCATGAGTACGTATCTGGTGGCGCTCATCGCCGGACCCTACGCCAAGTGGACCGACACCTACACCGACGCGCACGGCAGCATCCCGCTGGGTATCTACTGCCGCGCCTCGCTGGCCGAATTCATGGACGCCGAACGGCTTTTCACCGAGACCAAGCAGGGCTTCGGCTTCTACCACGAGAACTTCGGCGTCCCTTACGCGTTCGGCAAGTACGACCAGCTGTTCGTGCCCGAGTTCAACGCCGGGGCCATGGAGAACGCGGGCGCGGTCACCTTCCTCGAGGACTACGTGTTCCGGTCCAAGGTGACCCGGGCGTCCTACGAGCGGCGCTGCGAGACGGTGTTGCACGAGATGGCGCACATGTGGTTCGGCGATCTGGTCACCATGAAGTGGTGGGACGACCTGTGGCTGAACGAGTCGTTCGCCACCTTCGCCTCGGTGCTGGCACAGACGTCGGCCACCGAATACTCCAGTGCCTGGACCACTTTCGCGAATGTGGAGAAGTCGTGGGCGTACCGGCAGGACCAGCTGCCCTCGACCCACCCCATCGCCGCCGACATCCCGGACCTGGCCGCGGTCGAGGTGAACTTCGACGGCATCACCTACGCCAAGGGCGCTTCCGTGCTCAAGCAGCTGGTGGCCTATGTGGGGCTGGAGCCGTTCCTGGCCGGTCTGCGCGACTACTTCGCCGACCACGCCTACGGCAATGCCACCTTCGACGATCTGGTGGGCGCGCTCGAAAAGGCGTCCGGCCGAGACCTTTCCGGCTGGGGCGCGCAGTGGTTGAAGACCACCGGCCTGAACATCCTGCGTCCCGACTTCGAGGTCGACGCCGACGGCCGGTTCACCCGGTTCGCCGTGCTCCAGGAGGGCGCGTACCCCGGCGCGGGCGAGCGCCGCGTGCACCGCCTGGCCGTCGGCGTCTACGCCGATCAGGACGGAAAGCTGGTGCGTACCAAGCGGGTCGAGCTGGATCTCGACGCCGCCGAACGTACCGAGGTGCCCGAGCTGGTGGGCGTCCCGCGCGGCAAGCTGGTGCTGATCAACGACGACGACCTCACCTACTGCTCGGTGCGGCTGGACCCCGAATCGCAGGAGACGGTCGTCACCCGGATCGCCGACATCGCCGAATCGCTGCCCCGCACGCTGTGCTGGTCGGCCGCGTGGGAGATGACCCGGCAGGCGGAACTGCGGGCCCGCGATTTCGTCGCGCTGGTGCAGCGCGGCGTCGGCGCCGAGACGGAAATCGGTGTGGTGCAACGCGTTCTGATGCAGGCGCACACCGCGCTGGGCAGCTACGCGGACCCGGAGTGGGCCGCGCGGGAGGGCTGGCCGGGGTTCGCCGACCGCCTGCTGGAGCTGGCGCGGGCGGCGGAGCCGGGGTCGGACCATCAACTGGCCTTTGTGAATTCGCTGACCGGGGCGCGGCTGTCGGAGCAGCACGTCGAGGTGCTCCGCGCGCTGTACGAGGGCGACCCGGCGGAGGCGGGCCTGCCGGGGCTGGTGGTCGACACCGATCTGCGCTGGCGGCTGGTGCAGGCACTCGCCAAGTCGGGCGCGGTGGATGTCGACGACGACGCGACGCCGGTGATCGACGCCGAACTCGACCGCGATCCCACCGCCGCGGGTCGTCGCCAGGCCGCGGCCGCCGCCGCTGCGCGGCCGCTGCCGCAGGTCAAGGAAATCGCCTGGAACACGGTGATGACCGATGACTCGGTACCCAACATCACCGCCCGCGCCATCGTCGGCGGCTTCGCTCCGGTGGGCCAGGAAGAACTGCTGACCCCGTACGTCGAGCGCTACTTCGCGGAGATCCCCGAGGTGTGGGAGCGCCGTTCCAGCGAGGTCGCCCAGACCGTCGTGGTGGGGCTCTACCCGCACTGGGCCATCACCCCCGAGGCGGTCGCCGTGGCCGACAAGTTCCTCGCCGCCGACCATCCCCCGGCGCTGCGCCGTCTGGTCTCCGAGGGCAAGGCGGGCATCGAACGGTCCCTGCGCGCCAGGGCTTTCGACGCGCGCTGA
- a CDS encoding ClpP family protease, with protein sequence MAHDDNKAPLFSWRAREQLLSRRILVLDGGLDDDNGTLLATQMLTLAAEDPDSGISLWIHSPGGSVPSMLAIRDVMRLVPCDVSTLALGLACSAGQFLLSAGARGKRFALPHARILMHQGSAGIGGSAGEVEVQADDLRHTVNTVLGLIAEDTGQPFDRIYEDSLHDRWFSATQAQEYGFIDGIVDSFHQVIPQRQKVGISA encoded by the coding sequence ATGGCTCACGACGACAACAAGGCCCCGCTGTTCAGCTGGCGCGCCCGCGAGCAACTGCTCAGCCGGCGCATCCTGGTCCTCGACGGTGGTCTCGACGACGACAACGGAACGCTGCTCGCGACGCAGATGCTGACGCTGGCGGCCGAGGACCCCGATTCCGGTATCTCCCTGTGGATCCACTCTCCCGGCGGCTCGGTGCCGTCGATGCTGGCGATCCGCGACGTGATGCGGCTGGTGCCGTGCGACGTGTCGACACTGGCGCTGGGGCTGGCGTGCAGCGCGGGTCAGTTCCTGCTCTCGGCCGGCGCGCGCGGCAAACGATTCGCGTTGCCGCACGCCAGGATTCTCATGCATCAGGGCTCGGCCGGTATCGGCGGGAGCGCGGGCGAGGTCGAGGTGCAGGCCGACGATCTGCGCCACACCGTCAACACCGTGCTCGGCCTCATCGCCGAGGACACCGGACAGCCGTTCGACCGCATCTACGAGGATTCGCTGCACGACCGCTGGTTCAGTGCCACGCAGGCGCAGGAGTACGGCTTCATCGACGGCATCGTCGACTCGTTCCACCAGGTGATTCCGCAGCGGCAGAAAGTGGGGATCTCGGCATGA
- a CDS encoding ClpP family protease, which translates to MTSYTIPNVIAQHPRGERIMDVYSHLLTERIVYLGTPIDSGVANALIAQLLHLDADSPGQDINLYINCEGGDLSAMLAIYDTMQHVHSPVATTCVGQAIGVGAVLLAGGAAGRRSMLPHTRIVLHQPAARGQGAIPDLILQADELVRMRAEIEAVLSKHTGQAVETLRHDTDRDRVFTAASAVEYGLVDQVLGPRD; encoded by the coding sequence ATGACCAGCTACACCATTCCCAATGTCATCGCCCAGCATCCGCGCGGCGAACGGATCATGGACGTCTACTCGCATCTGCTCACCGAGCGGATCGTGTATCTCGGCACTCCGATCGACTCCGGCGTCGCCAACGCGCTCATCGCCCAGTTGCTGCATCTGGACGCCGACAGCCCCGGACAGGACATCAACCTCTACATCAACTGCGAGGGCGGCGACCTGTCGGCGATGCTCGCGATCTACGACACCATGCAGCACGTTCACTCACCGGTGGCGACCACGTGCGTGGGCCAGGCCATCGGAGTGGGGGCGGTGTTGCTGGCGGGCGGCGCGGCCGGGCGGCGCTCGATGCTGCCGCACACCCGGATCGTGCTGCACCAGCCGGCGGCGCGCGGCCAGGGCGCCATCCCGGATCTGATCCTGCAGGCCGACGAACTGGTCCGGATGCGCGCGGAGATCGAGGCCGTGCTGTCGAAGCACACCGGTCAGGCGGTGGAGACCCTGCGCCACGACACCGACCGCGACCGGGTGTTCACCGCGGCCTCGGCGGTGGAGTACGGCCTGGTCGATCAGGTCCTCGGTCCGCGCGACTGA
- a CDS encoding YdeI/OmpD-associated family protein has translation MDTLDGVEIIAFPDAEAFENWLAVNYTRAEGVWIKAAKKRSGIASISSDEMVDAGLCYGWISGQRRSLDEHYYLQRYLPRRPRSLWSQVNVDKVATLIAAGRMREPGLAEVRRAQEDGRWAAAYASQHTATVPPDLAQALRDDAEAAAAFETLNRTGRYRVILPLLQAPSPEIRRARLDKAVRALRAGTAR, from the coding sequence ATGGACACACTCGACGGGGTGGAGATCATCGCCTTTCCGGACGCCGAGGCTTTCGAGAACTGGCTCGCCGTGAATTACACCCGCGCCGAAGGCGTTTGGATCAAGGCGGCCAAGAAGCGGTCCGGTATCGCCTCGATCTCCTCGGACGAGATGGTCGACGCCGGACTGTGCTACGGCTGGATCTCCGGGCAGCGGCGGTCGCTCGACGAGCACTATTACCTGCAGCGATATCTGCCGCGCCGCCCCCGGAGCCTGTGGTCGCAGGTGAATGTCGACAAGGTGGCGACGCTGATCGCCGCGGGGCGAATGCGCGAACCCGGGCTGGCCGAGGTACGCCGGGCCCAGGAGGACGGGCGGTGGGCGGCGGCGTACGCCTCGCAGCACACGGCGACCGTGCCGCCCGATCTCGCGCAGGCACTTCGCGACGACGCCGAGGCCGCTGCCGCGTTCGAGACGCTGAACCGGACCGGGCGATATCGGGTGATCCTGCCGTTGCTCCAGGCTCCGTCGCCGGAGATCAGGCGGGCCCGGCTCGACAAGGCCGTGCGGGCGCTGCGCGCGGGGACCGCCCGTTAG
- a CDS encoding helix-turn-helix domain-containing protein, with product MREPLWREVLGERLRALRQEHGETLAETAKRAGVSPQYLSEVERGRKEPSSEMIAALAGALGTSLGGLTEQVADELRRQRRLARPAVRRPAVLPTLAGTPDLSPADLIELANQRRRIVRTRPAVPERAGRDRDTGPTLMALAA from the coding sequence GTGCGGGAACCGCTCTGGCGTGAGGTGCTCGGTGAGCGGTTGCGCGCGCTGCGGCAGGAGCACGGCGAGACCCTGGCCGAGACCGCCAAGCGCGCCGGCGTGTCGCCGCAGTACCTGTCCGAGGTCGAGCGCGGCCGCAAGGAACCGTCCAGCGAGATGATCGCCGCGCTGGCCGGTGCGCTCGGCACCTCCCTCGGCGGTCTCACCGAACAGGTCGCCGACGAACTGCGGCGTCAGCGCCGCCTCGCCCGCCCGGCCGTCCGTCGCCCCGCTGTCCTGCCGACACTCGCGGGCACCCCGGATCTGTCGCCCGCAGACCTCATCGAGCTGGCGAACCAGCGCCGCCGGATCGTCCGCACCCGGCCCGCCGTCCCCGAACGGGCCGGGCGCGACCGCGACACCGGCCCGACGCTCATGGCCCTCGCGGCCTGA
- a CDS encoding DUF5130 family protein, whose protein sequence is MASSEWPAVVEADLPRGYAVTSSGRVSGVHEAGDVFNEAPFDDTERLLLDNTLTEATRATKVRFNIFIGDLRPDPATGVEALFPATPEAARSVLIAVSPNDRAIEVRSGRDVADRVNDRVCQLGVTAALSSFRQGELIDGLVAAVRVMAAAIGRP, encoded by the coding sequence GTGGCAAGTTCTGAGTGGCCCGCGGTGGTCGAGGCCGACCTGCCGCGCGGATACGCCGTCACCAGCAGCGGCCGGGTGTCCGGCGTGCACGAGGCGGGCGATGTGTTCAACGAGGCGCCGTTCGACGACACCGAACGGCTGCTGCTGGACAACACGCTCACCGAGGCCACCCGCGCGACCAAGGTGCGGTTCAACATCTTCATCGGCGACCTGCGCCCGGATCCGGCGACCGGCGTCGAGGCGCTCTTCCCGGCCACACCGGAGGCGGCGCGCTCGGTGCTCATCGCCGTCTCGCCGAACGATCGCGCCATCGAGGTCCGCTCGGGCCGCGATGTTGCCGACCGGGTCAACGACCGCGTCTGCCAGCTCGGGGTGACCGCCGCGCTCAGCTCGTTCCGGCAGGGCGAGCTGATCGACGGTCTCGTGGCGGCCGTGCGGGTGATGGCCGCCGCGATCGGCCGCCCCTGA
- a CDS encoding glycoside hydrolase family 13 protein — MTASSPGEQASPSDKPWWRSAVFYQVYPRSFADSTGDGVGDLAGLRDRLGYLELLGVDALWICPVMRSPMADGGYDVSDPRDIDPLFGDLAVLDEVIAEAHDRQIKVTMDLVPNHTSDRHPWFTAAVAAGPDSSARARYIFRDGRGPDGAEPPNNWPSVFGGPAWTRVTEPDGSPGQWYLHIFAPEQPDLNWDNPEVAADFEQTMRFWLDRGIDGFRIDVAHGMAKPPGLPDMDTVDTRMLVHDDDDPRFNNPGVHDIHRRLRKIIDEYPGAVAIGEVWVDDNVRFGEYVRPDELHLAFNFRLAETPFDATSIRAAVDNSLDAVAAVGASATWTLSNHDVEREVTRYGGGSVGVDRARAMLLLELALPGAVFVYNGSELGLPNVDDLPDAVLQDPTWERSGHTERGRDGCRVPLPWEGDRPPFGFTTGRSWLPMPPQWADLTVEAQLERMDSTLSLYRSAIEMRALRPEFAGDELDWYGSPAGCLAFRRPGGLVCALNASDEPIPLPPGEVLLSSAPLDGNRLPVNAAAWLV; from the coding sequence GTGACAGCTTCATCCCCCGGGGAGCAGGCCTCGCCGTCGGACAAGCCGTGGTGGCGTTCGGCAGTCTTCTATCAGGTCTACCCGCGGTCGTTCGCCGATTCGACCGGCGACGGGGTCGGCGATCTGGCCGGCCTGCGCGACCGGCTCGGCTATCTGGAACTCCTCGGCGTCGACGCGCTGTGGATCTGCCCGGTCATGCGCTCGCCGATGGCCGACGGCGGCTACGACGTCAGCGATCCGCGCGATATCGACCCGCTGTTCGGCGACCTGGCGGTGCTGGACGAGGTGATCGCCGAGGCGCACGACCGGCAGATCAAGGTCACCATGGATCTGGTGCCCAACCACACCAGCGACCGGCACCCGTGGTTCACCGCGGCTGTCGCCGCCGGACCGGACAGTTCCGCTCGGGCGCGCTACATCTTCCGCGACGGCCGCGGTCCCGACGGCGCCGAGCCGCCGAACAACTGGCCGAGCGTGTTCGGCGGCCCGGCGTGGACCCGGGTGACCGAACCCGACGGCAGCCCCGGCCAGTGGTACCTGCACATCTTCGCCCCCGAACAACCCGATCTGAACTGGGACAATCCCGAGGTCGCGGCCGATTTCGAGCAGACCATGCGGTTCTGGCTGGACCGCGGCATCGACGGGTTCCGCATCGATGTCGCGCACGGGATGGCCAAACCGCCGGGCCTGCCGGACATGGACACCGTCGACACCCGCATGCTCGTCCACGACGACGACGATCCGCGCTTCAACAACCCGGGCGTGCACGACATCCACCGGCGGCTGCGCAAGATCATCGACGAGTATCCGGGGGCGGTCGCCATCGGCGAGGTGTGGGTGGACGACAACGTCCGCTTCGGTGAGTACGTGCGGCCCGACGAACTGCACCTGGCCTTCAACTTCCGGCTCGCCGAGACCCCCTTCGACGCCACGAGTATCCGTGCGGCCGTGGACAACTCGCTCGACGCGGTGGCGGCCGTGGGCGCCAGCGCCACCTGGACGCTGTCCAATCACGACGTCGAGCGCGAGGTCACCCGGTACGGCGGCGGCAGCGTGGGGGTGGACCGGGCCCGCGCGATGCTGCTGCTGGAGCTGGCGCTGCCGGGCGCGGTGTTCGTCTACAACGGATCCGAACTGGGCCTGCCGAACGTCGACGACCTGCCCGACGCGGTCCTCCAGGACCCGACCTGGGAGCGGTCCGGGCATACCGAACGCGGCCGGGACGGCTGCCGGGTGCCGCTGCCGTGGGAGGGCGACCGGCCACCGTTCGGCTTCACCACCGGCCGGTCCTGGCTGCCGATGCCGCCGCAGTGGGCCGATCTCACCGTCGAGGCGCAGCTGGAACGCATGGACTCGACGCTGTCGCTGTACCGCTCGGCCATCGAAATGCGCGCGCTGCGACCGGAATTCGCCGGCGACGAACTCGACTGGTACGGCAGTCCGGCCGGTTGCCTGGCCTTCCGGCGGCCGGGTGGGCTGGTGTGCGCGCTGAACGCCTCCGACGAGCCGATTCCGCTGCCGCCCGGCGAGGTGCTGCTGTCCAGCGCCCCGCTCGACGGCAACCGGCTGCCGGTGAACGCGGCGGCCTGGCTGGTCTGA
- a CDS encoding globin, with the protein MLASVSSGEQTATSFYEAVGGAETFRRIVAAFYREVAADEVLRPLYPEEDLGPAERRLRMFLEQYWGGPRTYSDERGHPRLRMRHMPFRIGPIERDAWLRCMRIGVAEIEPEVLDDEHRRALLDYLEMAANSLINSPV; encoded by the coding sequence ATGCTGGCGAGCGTGAGTTCCGGCGAGCAGACGGCGACATCCTTCTACGAGGCGGTCGGCGGAGCGGAGACGTTCCGGCGCATCGTGGCGGCCTTCTATCGAGAGGTGGCCGCCGACGAGGTGCTGCGCCCGCTGTATCCGGAGGAGGATCTCGGCCCGGCCGAGCGCCGGTTGCGGATGTTCCTCGAGCAGTACTGGGGCGGCCCGCGCACCTACTCCGACGAACGCGGTCACCCGCGGCTGCGGATGCGGCACATGCCGTTCCGGATCGGACCGATCGAGCGGGACGCGTGGCTGCGCTGCATGCGGATCGGCGTGGCGGAGATCGAACCGGAGGTGCTCGACGACGAGCATCGCCGGGCGCTGCTGGATTATCTGGAGATGGCGGCGAATTCGCTGATCAACTCGCCTGTCTGA
- a CDS encoding HNH endonuclease, with product MKQRQGARSHEARTHRQLQPADVHNRGSGATPLHVLSDKRSHPGAAWQHRTIEPAPPVAAWSKRRVLLLNATYEPLTALSARRAIVLLICDKADTVHHNPEGPVVHSAGASVALPSVIRLRNYVRVPYRARVPMTRAALMHRDRYRCAYCGGKAETIDHVIPRSRGGAHSWENCVASCAPCNHRKADKLLSELGWTLHHPLVSPKGPHWRLLSTTADLDPVWLQYLGEGAA from the coding sequence ATGAAGCAGCGGCAGGGCGCTCGGTCACACGAGGCCAGAACGCACCGACAACTCCAGCCCGCCGACGTCCACAATCGTGGGTCGGGGGCTACTCCGCTGCATGTCCTGTCCGATAAACGCTCTCATCCGGGTGCTGCCTGGCAGCACCGCACCATCGAACCAGCGCCCCCGGTGGCCGCGTGGTCGAAGCGCCGGGTGTTGCTTCTGAACGCCACCTACGAGCCGCTCACCGCACTGTCGGCCCGCCGCGCGATCGTCCTGCTGATCTGCGACAAGGCCGATACCGTCCACCACAATCCCGAGGGTCCCGTCGTGCATTCCGCGGGCGCCTCCGTCGCCCTGCCGTCGGTGATCCGCTTGCGCAACTATGTCCGCGTGCCGTATCGCGCCCGGGTCCCCATGACCCGCGCGGCGCTGATGCATCGCGACCGCTACCGCTGCGCGTACTGCGGCGGCAAAGCCGAGACCATCGACCACGTGATTCCCCGCAGCCGCGGCGGCGCCCACTCCTGGGAGAACTGCGTCGCCTCCTGCGCACCGTGCAACCACCGCAAGGCCGACAAGCTGCTCAGCGAGCTGGGCTGGACGCTGCACCATCCGCTGGTGTCGCCGAAGGGCCCGCACTGGCGTCTGCTGTCGACCACCGCCGATCTGGACCCGGTGTGGTTGCAGTATCTCGGCGAGGGCGCCGCGTAA
- a CDS encoding NAD-dependent epimerase/dehydratase family protein, with product MTELHVVTGAGPVGTTVAEQLAAAGKNVRVLTRSGSGPVHPLIERRKVDVTRREQLSAAVDGAVAVYHCTHGSKYAARTWWAELPATEQTVLEVAGAAGAVVVFPESLYSYGPVDRPMTENMPRAADFGKPAVRVALLRARDASPTPTVSVAASDFIGPHVRMSHAGERMVPNILAARTVQVFGKADLPHSFTYMPDLAAAMIAAAADRALWNSFLHAPTAPAVSMRELVAALAQAAGVPAPKVLAMPGWALRTVGVVNGMMRELAEMNYQFERPFELDSSASERKLGVRHTPLDEVARGTVAWWKSVMAQDERTAA from the coding sequence ATGACCGAACTGCACGTCGTCACCGGAGCCGGACCCGTCGGCACCACCGTGGCCGAGCAACTCGCGGCAGCGGGTAAGAACGTCCGCGTCCTGACCCGATCCGGGAGCGGCCCGGTCCATCCGCTGATCGAGCGTCGAAAGGTGGACGTCACTCGGCGCGAACAACTTTCGGCTGCGGTCGACGGCGCGGTGGCGGTCTACCACTGCACGCACGGCTCCAAGTACGCCGCCCGCACCTGGTGGGCCGAGTTGCCCGCCACCGAGCAGACCGTGCTGGAGGTGGCCGGGGCGGCCGGTGCCGTGGTCGTCTTCCCGGAGAGCTTGTACTCCTACGGGCCGGTCGACCGGCCGATGACCGAAAACATGCCGCGCGCAGCGGATTTCGGCAAACCCGCCGTGCGGGTGGCGCTGCTGCGGGCTCGCGACGCCTCGCCGACTCCGACCGTCAGCGTCGCGGCCTCGGACTTCATCGGCCCGCACGTGCGCATGTCGCACGCCGGGGAGCGGATGGTCCCGAATATCCTGGCGGCCAGAACGGTTCAGGTCTTCGGCAAGGCCGACCTGCCGCATTCGTTCACCTACATGCCCGACCTGGCGGCGGCGATGATCGCCGCGGCGGCGGATCGGGCGCTGTGGAACTCCTTCCTGCACGCGCCGACCGCACCCGCGGTATCGATGCGCGAACTGGTCGCGGCCCTGGCGCAGGCCGCGGGCGTGCCCGCTCCCAAGGTGCTCGCCATGCCCGGCTGGGCACTGCGGACGGTCGGTGTGGTGAACGGCATGATGCGTGAACTGGCGGAGATGAACTACCAGTTCGAGCGGCCCTTCGAGCTGGACTCCAGTGCCAGTGAGCGCAAGCTCGGCGTGCGGCACACGCCCCTGGACGAGGTCGCCCGCGGCACCGTCGCCTGGTGGAAAAGCGTTATGGCACAGGATGAGAGGACGGCCGCGTAG